Proteins from a genomic interval of Quercus lobata isolate SW786 chromosome 11, ValleyOak3.0 Primary Assembly, whole genome shotgun sequence:
- the LOC115968128 gene encoding uncharacterized protein LOC115968128, which produces MSILQIQTLSNSLTGPTPTKLFLHPKPHNSSLYSQPITPKTTIIRMGGGPRTYPGGVSKWQWKRMQAKKASQLLKARLARERNIYEMRKRAELKAAVSELERPWEVVERAPNLLSVGADEQVKVLADRFQRPGGFDLWTQRDGPQLFQTVDELPSARFFPKGVVHSIKPYQRNGGLDELKEEKGQNLLDSESSYRKDSLELSGVNRQNGKRSNGKLRKNVNRNRFQDVGSNGSSGLESREAGFDREQRGKGPIGSGGLESGKAGFDRKQRGKGPIRRNVRGNGSLGLRDSQSDDVYDIGFDRKHREKGPIRRNVKGNGLLGLRDSQSDDVYDMNLQEDGSYEF; this is translated from the coding sequence atgtcaaTCCTTCAAATCCAAACACTCTCAAATTCTTTGACAGGTCCAACTCCAACCAAGTTGTTCCTCCACCCAAAACCCCATAACTCTTCACTCTACTCCCAACCCATCACACCCAAAACGACCATTATTCGTATGGGAGGGGGTCCCAGAACCTACCCAGGTGGCGTATCAAAGTGGCAATGGAAGCGAATGCAGGCAAAGAAAGCCAGCCAGCTCCTCAAGGCTCGCCTCGCTCGCGAGCGCAATATTTACGAGATGCGAAAGCGAGCAGAGCTCAAGGCTGCTGTGTCAGAGCTCGAGAGGCCTTGGGAGGTTGTCGAGAGAGCCCCTAACTTGCTCTCCGTTGGCGCTGACGAACAAGTGAAAGTCTTGGCTGATAGGTTCCAAAGGCCTGGTGGGTTCGATTTGTGGACTCAGAGAGATGGGCCTCAGTTGTTTCAGACTGTGGATGAGTTACCCTCAGCTAGATTTTTCCCTAAAGGGGTTGTTCATAGTATCAAACCCTATCAAAGAAATGGTGGGTTGGATGAATTAAAGGAGGAGAAGGGTCAGAATTTATTGGACTCGGAGAGTTCGTATCGGAAAGATAGTTTGGAATTATCGGGTGTGAATAGGCAAAATGGGAAGAGAAGTAATGGGAAATTGAGGAAGAATGTGAATAGGAATAGGTTTCAGGATGTGGGTTCGAATGGTTCCAGTGGATTGGAGTCAAGGGAAGCTGGTTTTGATAGAGAACAGAGAGGAAAGGGCCCCATTGGTTCCGGTGGGTTGGAGTCAGGGAAAGCTGGTTTTGATAGAAAACAGAGAGGAAAGGGCCCCATTAGACGGAATGTTCGGGGTAATGGCTCGTTAGGGTTGAGAGATTCACAGTCTGATGATGTTTATGATATTGGTTTTGATAGAAAACATAGAGAAAAGGGCCCCATTAGACGGAATGTTAAGGGTAATGGTTTGTTAGGGTTGAGAGATTCACAGTCTGATGATGTTTATGACATGAATTTGCAAGAAGATGGAAGTTACGAATTCTAA
- the LOC115968126 gene encoding LMBR1 domain-containing protein 2 homolog A-like isoform X2: MKNCLMQYWIYVQERVVAPTIQGYEDAGDFTMTERLKTSIHANLVFYLCIGAIGLFGLILLILLRRNWSGGILGLAMACSNTFGLVTGAFLLGFGLSEIPKGIWKNADWTARQKVLTHKVAKMAVELDDAHQEFSNAIVIAQATSKQMSKRDTLRPYMNIIDDMLFQMLKEDPSFKPQGGRLGENDMDYDTDEKSMATLRRQLRRAREEYYRYRSEYTKFVLEALELEDTVKNNERRDVTGWKYISSFRPERSGTLGSFLDMIELMWRCILRKQLKKLLAIILGCMSAAILLAEATILPSGVDLSLFSILINAVGRQEVLVQVAAFIPLMYMCICTYYSLFKIGMLMFYSLTPRQTSSVSLLMICSMVARYAPPISYNFLNLIRLDGDEKTIFEQKMGNIDDAVPFFGKGFNKIYPLIMVIYTILIASSFFHRVIEYFGNWKIFKFQNESDDMDGFDQSGVIILKKERSGLEQGHKVGEHVIPLARNFNNVTIDIEPGSNNVEKVNTELKSTKVMEDGKRGQLQSLKEEALIDTSREAINNMDLVEKNVTSSTADSSNLRNVTAGSSSRLASKWEAMKTGFQNLKSNIVAKRFIPLRQGQETKIDHVSSSESLDEIFERLKQPTVNRRGYYNDDNDDDHGLDIREMQSSR, translated from the exons ATGAAGAACTGCCTAATGCAGTACTGGATATATGTACAAGAGAG GGTTGTGGCGCCCACTATTCAGGGTTATGAAGATGCTGGAGACTTCACTATGACAGAAAGATTGAAAACGAGCATACATGCAAACTTAGTCTTTTACCTTTGCATTGGCGCTATTGGACTTTTTGGACTTATACTACTCATTCTGTTACGCAGAAATTG GAGTGGTGGTATTCTGGGTTTAGCCATGGCTTGCTCAAATACTTTTGGACTTGTTACTGGTGCATTTCTTCTTGGCTTTGGTCTGAGTGAAATTCCAAAAGGCATTTGGAAAAATGCAGATTGGACTGCTCGCCAAAAGGTTCTGACACATAAAGTTGCCAAAATGGCTGTGGAACTTGATGATGCACACCAAGAATTTTCAAATGCTATTGTG ATTGCTCAGGCAACATCAAAGCAGATGTCCAAGCGTGATACTTTGAGACCCTACATGAATATCATTGATGATATGTTGTTTCAAATG TTAAAAGAAGATCCTTCTTTCAAACCTCAAGGTGGGAGATTAGGAGAAAATGATATGGATTACGACACTGATGAGAAATCAATGGCAACACTAAGGCGTCAACTTAGAAGAGCTCGAGAGGAGTATTACCGGTATAGAAG CGAATATACCAAATTTGTGTTGGAAGCCCTTGAGCTGGAAGATACTGTGAAAAATAATGAGCGCCGTGATGTGACTGGATG GAAATATATTTCAAGCTTTAGGCCTGAACGATCAGGCACACTAGGTTCTTTTCTTGATATGATTG AGTTGATGTGGCGGTGTATTCTAAGAAAGCAACTTAAGAAACTCTTGGCAATTATATTAGGTTGCATGTCAGCTGCAATTCTTTTAGCGGAGGCCACAATACTGCCCAGTGGAGTTGATttatctcttttctctattctcATAAATGCCGTAGGAAGGCAGGAGGTACTTGTGCag GTAGCTGCTTTCATTCCTCTGATGTATATGTGCATATGCACATATTATTCCTTGTTCAAAATTGGAATGCTGATGTTTTACTCACTGACACCCAGGCAAACAAGCTCGGTCAGCTTGCTTATGATATGCTC GATGGTTGCGCGATATGCACCTCCAATTTCATACaactttctcaatctcattcgTCTTGATGGTGATGAAAAAACTATCTTTGAACAG AAAATGGGAAATATAGATGATGCAGTCCCTTTCTTTGGAAAAGGATTCAACAAAATCTATCCCCTTATTATGGTTATATATACCATTTTAATTGCAAGCAGTTTTTTTCATCGGGTGATTGAATACTTTGGGAATTGGAAGatattcaagtttcaaaatgaATCAGATGATATGGATGGATTTGATCAGTCAGGAGTAATTATTCTGAAAAAAG AACGGTCTGGGCTTGAGCAAGGACATAAAGTTGGCGAGCATGTTATTCCATTAGCAAGGAATTTCAACAATGTTACCATTGACATTGAACCTGGGAGCAATAATGTG GAGAAGGTTAACACTGAATTGAAATCAACGAAAGTGATGGAGGATGGAAAGAGAGGTCAATTACAATCTTTAAAGGAAGAGGCCCTAATTGATACAAGCAGAGAAGCTATCAACAATATGGATTTGGTTGAGAAAAATGTAACCTCCTCAACAGCTGATTCAAGCAATCTTCGAAATGTAACAGCAGGATCATCATCTAGATTAGCCTCAAAGTGGGAAGCCATGAAGACTGGTTTTCAAAACTTGAAGTCTAACATTGTTGCCAAGAGATTCATTCCTTTACGCCAGGGTCAAGAAACCAAAATTGATCATGTTTCCTCATCTGAATCACTTGATGAAATATTTGAGAGATTGAAACAGCCAACCGTGAACCGTAGAGGTTATTACaatgatgacaatgatgatgatcaTGGCTTGGACATCAGGGAGATGCAATCATCCAGATAG